The DNA sequence TACCAAAAACATTCTTATCGGGAAGGAAATCGCCCGGTTACCCATTCTGATTGGGAagacaaattaaaataatttgTTTTTGGTGAAGAAGTAATGCAAGCGGtttaaaagaaattttgttGATATGATATTTGGCTACAACTAGCACAATACCAAACACTTCACTGGCATCAGTTTCAGACAAGTTTTATCGATATGATGGTCCATTTACTACTCCATACATGCAAATTAAACACTTGACTAGAAATTTTGGTGTGATTAGAATGCCAAAATCAAGGGGGTGATTTGGAAGTTTCTCTGGAAACTGCACGTAGAAAGCTTTTCGTTTTTTATTCTACAAATGAGCTTTTGGAGGCTGGCTCTAGTTAAGTCATAATATTTGGATGATTGGATCCACAATGGAATTGCTGAATCTTTTCGTTATTATTTTGAAGGGAGGGAAGGGAATCCCCAAAATATTTGCTCAATCCAGCTTCATTCCTTCTGCAGTACTAGTTGTCTTGAACAGCACTTAATTAACCAACACCATTAGATTTGGAATATGGCCTCCACTTCAATCCGTTTGCTTAGCACACACTTTGGTTTTCTTTGCTTAGCTTCTCCACTTTCCAATGCCGCCTGCCCTGCTTCTTTTCATCAGTTTGTTTGCCAGATTTGGGTGCTGTTTTGCTGCTTTTTTTTGCTTGgctttgtttctttgttggATTCATACCTGAATCATATGATGCTCTTTTTGGTGTTCACATAAGGTTCACTAacccaaacaaaaacaaaaacaaaaattatctaGTTCATGAGAACAAAACAATTCACAATTGGAAGGAGATGAAACTGTTAAATTTATTGCAAAAATGTTCAGAACAACAACAATCAGAATAAGAACCAAAATCCTATGGTACAAATAGACAGAACAATCTAAGCACAGAAGACCAAGTTGCAGTCCTAATGGTAGGTGCAGCTGAAATGCCATGGTTTGGTTTAAAATGTCTTACAAGTTACAACAAATGAAATACAATGCTATATGCAACTGTAATCGGCATACTAGCTAATTCATGAGCAGCAAAACACAAATATTGTGCATTCATGCATTTGGTAGCTGCTACATAATAGCATTTTTGTTGGGAAAATGTTCTCTTTCCAAATAGCTTGACTTGTATTGATCGTATTCTTCCCAGATAACATGCCATGATATATTTGGCTAGAGAACATCAAACTGAATGCAATGAAAAACAAATTACTGAGCTACTGACGAGTCTCACAAACAGCAAGCAGAGCACCTAATCAATCCGTTCTCGTTGCAATGCGGGCACCTCCTCAATTCCCCTTTGTTTTCATCAAACAACTTTTGGCTGCCATTACAGGTAGTACACGGCACAAATCTCACATCTCCACATCCATCACAACCAAACGCAGAAGCACTAGGAAAACCCTTCAAAAGCAATGCCAATTCTCCAAGCTCATTGAGTTGCTTAACCTCCTCGGCTCCTCCAATATAATTCCCTCTAACAAACACTTGCGGCAGCCTCACTGGTGCTTTACCTCTAACTGCATTCTGCAACTCTTTCTTGTACTGGGAGTCCATTGAAATGTCCCTCTCATCCACAGCCACGCGCAAACCCCTGAAGATCATCCGAACAGCGCAGCAATCCTCGTAAGTCTTTCGGATTCCTCTCAAACTGGTGGAGTAGACGACGATTTTGTCTTCACTCCCCGGGAGAAGAAAACAAgcattggaattggaatttacCGGTGCTGGTGAAGAAGAAGTAGAACAATTCAAAGGGCGGCTCTTAAAAGGCAGCGTTGTGCGCAATTTGCTAGAAGATAGAGCTCTCCTATAAGTGGAAACCACATTGGGGTCCATCTTTGCCAGCAATGATTCCTCTGATAAATGCTGCCATAGCGGCTTCTTTTGCGCTCCTATGAATTTCACTGAAGATTGTGGTTTTTGTGCAAAAGAAGGAGAATGGGATTCATCGTTAAGACCGTCCATAAGTTCCCAGGTGTTGATGACGGAGTCGGGAGAAAAAGATGAGGACTTGTCTGGGGTTGGTCCTGACTGTGGAGATTGGTGTATGATAATGGGGATGAAGGAAGAGGGTGGTCGATGATACGGAGAGAACCATAAGTGGTGGAGGTGAGAGAGACAAGGTGGTTGGTGTCGCCCTTTTTGAGAGGTGGGTGATGAACAAGAGAGAGGGCTCTTCGGAGTGGGAATGGTGAGGAGTTTatggaagctgaagaagaagaagaagaagaacaagagcaTTGTGATTGTGGGCGGTGGTGTGGTTGTTCTGGGTGGTTTTTGGTGCGAAGGGTTGAAGAAGAGCAGcccatgagagagagagagagagattgtgtGTGTTGGGTGAGGAACAGCTTTCAAGAGGGGGGGTTGGAACTTGGgagttgtagacttgtagaTGAACAAGTAAATGCCGTTCGCACGGCAATTCCTCCTTAACTTAGAAAGTGAGAGAATAAAAGCTGGAAGATGGAGGCAAAAATTAGAGAGGATTGATTGATAAGTACGTCATTTGCTAAATTTCTCAAGGTTAAAGGGCAGTCTGTCGTTTCTGTTCCAGTGCTATGGACTGGTTTGAGGTGTCTTTGGCTAAAGCTTTCATTTACGAAAATCATTTATTTCTGAAAAACAACCAAACTTATCGTGGTCCCAAGATCATGTGTTCATCTGACATTGATTGATAAACTAGTTCTGGGGGGCTGTGGAAATTACCCTTCCTATATATTTTCGGCATTTtcacttttatttttccttGCAATATTTTTCATTAGAAGAACTGTTAAATCAAGTGGTCTTAGTGTGAATTGTGATAGAAGTGTTCCGTAGTTTTGTTTTATTGAATAAGTGCGCATCAAATTTTGTAAAGAGATTATTTCATTGTAATGAGaaagattattcagagcactgCCGtgtacttgcaccaacataaataaatggttagattgcattaaatacactttttgtttattaaaaataaagttgataataaatatcaatgattgagattattttataagggttgagtcacttacaccgtcggtgcatagaataatttctatTGTAATGAATGTTTTTGTGATATGGACTTTCTCACCACTGAGCACGCCCAAAAGAcattataatttttttgttttcaatttattttctgaCAATTTGAGCTGTGAATCCTTCAATGTGTAT is a window from the Rosa chinensis cultivar Old Blush chromosome 2, RchiOBHm-V2, whole genome shotgun sequence genome containing:
- the LOC112188627 gene encoding LOW QUALITY PROTEIN: uncharacterized protein At5g39865 (The sequence of the model RefSeq protein was modified relative to this genomic sequence to represent the inferred CDS: inserted 1 base in 1 codon) gives rise to the protein MGCSSSTLRTKNHPEQPHHRPQSQCSCSSSSSSSASINSSPFPLRRALSLVHHPPLKKGDTNHLVSLTSTTYGSLRIIDHPLPSSPLSYTNLHSQDQPQTSPXSFSPDSVINTWELMDGLNDESHSPSFAQKPQSSVKFIGAQKKPLWQHLSEESLLAKMDPNVVSTYRRALSSSKLRTTLPFKSRPLNCSTSSSPAPVNSNSNACFLLPGSEDKIVVYSTSLRGIRKTYEDCCAVRMIFRGLRVAVDERDISMDSQYKKELQNAVRGKAPVRLPQVFVRGNYIGGAEEVKQLNELGELALLLKGFPSASAFGCDGCGDVRFVPCTTCNGSQKLFDENKGELRRCPHCNENGLIRCSACCL